aagagaGACGTCGTCTTTCAAAGCGACTATGACTTTCTTATTCGTTCCGAACTCAAAGTTATCTTCgacaatatcattttcatatcTTCTTATAACGTACGGATTCTTATCACCTCTTATGACTTTCTTTAAAGACCACGACACCGCAAACGGCCCAGTGGAAGTCAAAATCATCTCTTCCTGCTTACCAACACCAGTATTGAAATAAGCTTTTGAAAAACTAACAGGTTTCTTAGTAAATGTTGAGATATAACTTGTATGCTCCGGGCtaatctttaaaatataagtCTTCACAACCTCAGAAGATGGGAACGGTTTGAGGAAACCAACGTTGCCGCTATTCTTCCCTGTTTTAACAGTCAAATCTAACAGTAGGAGTGACCTATCACATGTAGCCAGTAGCCATTTACCATCAGCTGAGACTATAAGATGTTTAATAGGTTCACCTAATGATGGAATAGCTGTTTTGGCTCTTATACCCAATctatcatataattttatatctCCCCTTTCCGACCCGACAGCAATATAACCGCTTTCAGTAGTCCCCAGGGAACtgaatttatattttgtaaCGTAGTCCTTTGATTGTTCTTGGACAACTTTATTAGAGGTATTTATTCTTGGatcaattttgaaaagcCCCTTCTGAGAGATACCTAAGAGCGTTTGTTCCGCAGTCAGTTGATCAAATTTCTTGGTTGGACCGTACTGCACCAGATTCTTATCACCTGTACTCCATTCTTCAACGATTTGACCTCTCTCAAGATCCATTTTATACAGCTTGTTTTTAGTAGAGCTATCTGATAATATCATAGACCGATCGCCCATATATAGCATTGGGTTACGTGGATCTAACGTTTTACCGTCTAGGGTGGAAACACTTTTAATGGCTGTAACGAACTCTAGatcgtcatcttcatccGTTTTAAAGACACCTATCTTATTACCTCTCACAACATACGATCTGTTGTTCTTAAACGCAATTGTCAGAGATTTATTAGTATCAAGAGATGCTGTGCTTTTTGCCCTTCCTTCATCGAAACTTTCAGAACCTATAATTGTTTTAGAATATTCAGAATCGTCATCTTCGTTCtcactttcttcttcttcttcatcatcttctatttcatttctttcGTTTCCATTGTCTACAGCAAGGATTTCATCTAAACGTTCTTCAATAGGAGCCGTTGTAGCATGAAGAATgtattctttttcattctcAGAAACTTTCTCCCATTCTTGCTTATGTAAAGTCATCCAAAGACATTTAGACCAGATCGACTGAAATTCAATGCATTTCTTTAAAGTAGAAAATTTGATGGTATATGATAACACAACGCTATTAAAGtaataattgaaaataaatgaagaaTTCAACAACTCAAAAGTGGGATTAATGGATGGAGAGATATCCGTACCCAATTTTACTTTTTCACCTTCAATGGCAAGCCAAAACTCATATCTTCCAGTCTCAACTATACACACCTTAACTCTATCATCCTGTAAAATGAAAGTTTCCTGGATAGGATCATAAAGATATATACTTGCCAGTAAACGGCATTGCTCTTCTCCTTCCGGGACTTTAGTAAGTGGTGATGGTGTTCTTGAATCCTCTAAGGTGACTAGAGGGTTGTCTCGTGAATTACAACTACCGTCATTATGTTGATTTGAGTCTACTGTATCTTTAGCATCCTGGAATTCTTCCGTCTCATCCACGGAAGTTATATTCAACGCATCAAGCTCCCCAACCAAATCAGTGTTTTCTACAGTTATACCCAGCTCGTTAGTTTCAAATTGGGCCAAATCATCAGCTGAAGCTTTCACAGAAGATTTCTTGAACTTAGTTTCATATTGACATCGGTGAATGAGAAGAAGGAATTGGTCAGCTTCAGTCATTGGCATTTCAGGCGATAATACAAACTGGACCTTttcgtcatcttcatcacctATGGTATTTTTCCAAACAAAGGTAATTTTACCGTTATCGTTCCAgtttttgtaaaatttcaaagacTCACTGAGTGGGAAGACCCATTCATCGCTAGTTATCTTGGATTGGCTAGACAATATACTGGCCGTATCGTCCGAATAATCATCACTTGAATCTCCACTAGGACTTTCTTCCGCATCAGAATTCCTCCTAACTACCAATTCGTATTGGAATTGCCCAGTTTCCCTTATGATTAGAATTGCATCGTTATATATACACTCCAAGGAT
Above is a genomic segment from Naumovozyma dairenensis CBS 421 chromosome 6, complete genome containing:
- the VID27 gene encoding Vid27p (similar to Saccharomyces cerevisiae VID27 (YNL212W); ancestral locus Anc_2.35), yielding MNIIKKFMGAGVKEDLMSIPSGQFDLLRSSASPKASLECIYNDAILIIRETGQFQYELVVRRNSDAEESPSGDSSDDYSDDTASILSSQSKITSDEWVFPLSESLKFYKNWNDNGKITFVWKNTIGDEDDEKVQFVLSPEMPMTEADQFLLLIHRCQYETKFKKSSVKASADDLAQFETNELGITVENTDLVGELDALNITSVDETEEFQDAKDTVDSNQHNDGSCNSRDNPLVTLEDSRTPSPLTKVPEGEEQCRLLASIYLYDPIQETFILQDDRVKVCIVETGRYEFWLAIEGEKVKLGTDISPSINPTFELLNSSFIFNYYFNSVVLSYTIKFSTLKKCIEFQSIWSKCLWMTLHKQEWEKVSENEKEYILHATTAPIEERLDEILAVDNGNERNEIEDDEEEEESENEDDDSEYSKTIIGSESFDEGRAKSTASLDTNKSLTIAFKNNRSYVVRGNKIGVFKTDEDDDLEFVTAIKSVSTLDGKTLDPRNPMLYMGDRSMILSDSSTKNKLYKMDLERGQIVEEWSTGDKNLVQYGPTKKFDQLTAEQTLLGISQKGLFKIDPRINTSNKVVQEQSKDYVTKYKFSSLGTTESGYIAVGSERGDIKLYDRLGIRAKTAIPSLGEPIKHLIVSADGKWLLATCDRSLLLLDLTVKTGKNSGNVGFLKPFPSSEVVKTYILKISPEHTSYISTFTKKPVSFSKAYFNTGVGKQEEMILTSTGPFAVSWSLKKVIRGDKNPYVIRRYENDIVEDNFEFGTNKKVIVALKDDVSLSKIKSFKKPNKDVLMPKSSLKDFYK